Proteins co-encoded in one Anguilla anguilla isolate fAngAng1 chromosome 16, fAngAng1.pri, whole genome shotgun sequence genomic window:
- the tpm1 gene encoding tropomyosin alpha-1 chain isoform X7 encodes MDAIKKKMQMLKLDKENALDRAEQAEADKKAAEDRGKQLEDDLVALQKKLKSTEDELDKYSEALKDAQEKLELAEKKATDAESDVASLNRRIQLVEEELDRAQERLSTALQKLEEAEKAADESERGMKVIENRAAKDEERMELQEIQLKEAKHIAEEADRKYEEVARKLVIIEGDLERTEERAELSERRARRAEEELRILDQSLKSLVAAESKYSQKEDKYEEEIKVLTDKLKEAETRAEFAERSVAKLEKTIDDLEDKLAQAKEENLDMHQMLDQTLMELNNM; translated from the exons ATGGATGCCATCAAGAAAAAGATGCAGATGCTAAAACTTGACAAGGAGAATGCCTTGGACAGAGCCGAACAGGCTGAGGCAGACAAGAAGGCAGCTGAGGACAGAGGCAAGCag CTCGAGGATGATTTGGTAGCTCTGCAGAAGAAACTCAAGTCCACTGAGGATGAGTTGGACAAGTACTCCGAGGCCCTTAAGGACGCACAGGAGAAACTGGAACTGGCTGAGAAGAAAGCCACAGAT GCTGAGAGTGATGTCGCCTCCTTGAACAGAAGAATCCagttggtggaggaggagctggaccgCGCCCAGGAGCGCCTGTCCACCGCTCTGCAGAAGCTCGAGGAGGCAGAGAAGGCTGCTGATGAGAGCGAGag AGGCATGAAGGTGATCGAGAACCGGGCCGCCAAGGACGAGGAGCGGATGGAGCTGCAGGAGATCCAGCTGAAGGAGGCCAAACACATCGCCGAGGAGGCCGACCGCAAATACGAGGAG GTGGCACGTAAGCTGGTGATCATCGAGGGCGACCTCGAGCGCACGGAGGAGCGCGCCGAGCTGTCGGAGAG ACGAGCTCgaagagcagaggaggaacTAAGAATTTTGGACCAAAGCTTAAAATCGCTAGTCGCTGCAGAGTCAAAG TACTCACAGAAAGAGGACAAGTACGAGGAGGAGATCAAAGTCCTCACTGATAAGCTGAAGGAG GCTGAGACTCGGGCAGAGTTCGCAGAGAGATCAGTAGCCAAACTCGAGAAGACCATTGATGACCTGGAAG
- the tpm1 gene encoding tropomyosin alpha-1 chain isoform X4, protein MDAIKKKMQMLKLDKENALDRAEQAEADKKAAEDRGKQLEDDLVALQKKLKSTEDELDKYSEALKDAQEKLELAEKKATDAESDVASLNRRIQLVEEELDRAQERLSTALQKLEEAEKAADESERGMKVIENRAAKDEERMELQEIQLKEAKHIAEEADRKYEEVARKLVIIEGDLERTEERAELSESKCSELEEELKTVTNNLKSLEAQAEKYSQKEDKYEEEIKVLTDKLKEAETRAEFAERSVAKLEKTIDDLEDKLAQAKEENLDMHQMLDQTLMELNNM, encoded by the exons ATGGATGCCATCAAGAAAAAGATGCAGATGCTAAAACTTGACAAGGAGAATGCCTTGGACAGAGCCGAACAGGCTGAGGCAGACAAGAAGGCAGCTGAGGACAGAGGCAAGCag CTCGAGGATGATTTGGTAGCTCTGCAGAAGAAACTCAAGTCCACTGAGGATGAGTTGGACAAGTACTCCGAGGCCCTTAAGGACGCACAGGAGAAACTGGAACTGGCTGAGAAGAAAGCCACAGAT GCTGAGAGTGATGTCGCCTCCTTGAACAGAAGAATCCagttggtggaggaggagctggaccgCGCCCAGGAGCGCCTGTCCACCGCTCTGCAGAAGCTCGAGGAGGCAGAGAAGGCTGCTGATGAGAGCGAGag AGGCATGAAGGTGATCGAGAACCGGGCCGCCAAGGACGAGGAGCGGATGGAGCTGCAGGAGATCCAGCTGAAGGAGGCCAAACACATCGCCGAGGAGGCCGACCGCAAATACGAGGAG GTGGCACGTAAGCTGGTGATCATCGAGGGCGACCTCGAGCGCACGGAGGAGCGCGCCGAGCTGTCGGAGAG TAAGTGTTCTGAACTTGAGGAAGAGTTGAAAACTGTGACCAACAACCTGAAGTCACTGGAAGCGCAGGCCGAGAAG TACTCACAGAAAGAGGACAAGTACGAGGAGGAGATCAAAGTCCTCACTGATAAGCTGAAGGAG GCTGAGACTCGGGCAGAGTTCGCAGAGAGATCAGTAGCCAAACTCGAGAAGACCATTGATGACCTGGAAG
- the tpm1 gene encoding tropomyosin alpha-1 chain isoform X8 — translation MDAIKKKMQMLKLDKENALDRAEQAEADKKAAEDRGKQLEDDLVALQKKLKSTEDELDKYSEALKDAQEKLELAEKKATDAESDVASLNRRIQLVEEELDRAQERLSTALQKLEEAEKAADESERGMKVIENRAAKDEERMELQEIQLKEAKHIAEEADRKYEEVARKLVIIEGDLERTEERAELSERRARRAEEELRILDQSLKSLVAAESKYSQKEDKYEEEIKVLTDKLKEAETRAEFAERSVAKLEKTIDDLEDELYAQKLKYKAISEELDHALNDMTSM, via the exons ATGGATGCCATCAAGAAAAAGATGCAGATGCTAAAACTTGACAAGGAGAATGCCTTGGACAGAGCCGAACAGGCTGAGGCAGACAAGAAGGCAGCTGAGGACAGAGGCAAGCag CTCGAGGATGATTTGGTAGCTCTGCAGAAGAAACTCAAGTCCACTGAGGATGAGTTGGACAAGTACTCCGAGGCCCTTAAGGACGCACAGGAGAAACTGGAACTGGCTGAGAAGAAAGCCACAGAT GCTGAGAGTGATGTCGCCTCCTTGAACAGAAGAATCCagttggtggaggaggagctggaccgCGCCCAGGAGCGCCTGTCCACCGCTCTGCAGAAGCTCGAGGAGGCAGAGAAGGCTGCTGATGAGAGCGAGag AGGCATGAAGGTGATCGAGAACCGGGCCGCCAAGGACGAGGAGCGGATGGAGCTGCAGGAGATCCAGCTGAAGGAGGCCAAACACATCGCCGAGGAGGCCGACCGCAAATACGAGGAG GTGGCACGTAAGCTGGTGATCATCGAGGGCGACCTCGAGCGCACGGAGGAGCGCGCCGAGCTGTCGGAGAG ACGAGCTCgaagagcagaggaggaacTAAGAATTTTGGACCAAAGCTTAAAATCGCTAGTCGCTGCAGAGTCAAAG TACTCACAGAAAGAGGACAAGTACGAGGAGGAGATCAAAGTCCTCACTGATAAGCTGAAGGAG GCTGAGACTCGGGCAGAGTTCGCAGAGAGATCAGTAGCCAAACTCGAGAAGACCATTGATGACCTGGAAG ACGAGCTATACGCACAGAAACTGAAGTACAAAGCCATCAGTGAGGAGCTGGACCATGCCCTCAACGACATGACTTCCATGTAA
- the tpm1 gene encoding tropomyosin alpha-1 chain isoform X10: MDAIKKKMQMLKLDKENALDRAEQAEADKKAAEDRGKQLEDDLVALQKKLKSTEDELDKYSEALKDAQEKLELAEKKATDAESDVASLNRRIQLVEEELDRAQERLSTALQKLEEAEKAADESERGMKVIENRAAKDEERMELQEIQLKEAKHIAEEADRKYEEVARKLVIIEGDLERTEERAELSESKCSELEEELKTVTNNLKSLEAQAEKYSQKEDKYEEEIKVLTDKLKEAETRAEFAERSVAKLEKTIDDLEDRLYQQLEKNRLLSNELRLALNED; the protein is encoded by the exons ATGGATGCCATCAAGAAAAAGATGCAGATGCTAAAACTTGACAAGGAGAATGCCTTGGACAGAGCCGAACAGGCTGAGGCAGACAAGAAGGCAGCTGAGGACAGAGGCAAGCag CTCGAGGATGATTTGGTAGCTCTGCAGAAGAAACTCAAGTCCACTGAGGATGAGTTGGACAAGTACTCCGAGGCCCTTAAGGACGCACAGGAGAAACTGGAACTGGCTGAGAAGAAAGCCACAGAT GCTGAGAGTGATGTCGCCTCCTTGAACAGAAGAATCCagttggtggaggaggagctggaccgCGCCCAGGAGCGCCTGTCCACCGCTCTGCAGAAGCTCGAGGAGGCAGAGAAGGCTGCTGATGAGAGCGAGag AGGCATGAAGGTGATCGAGAACCGGGCCGCCAAGGACGAGGAGCGGATGGAGCTGCAGGAGATCCAGCTGAAGGAGGCCAAACACATCGCCGAGGAGGCCGACCGCAAATACGAGGAG GTGGCACGTAAGCTGGTGATCATCGAGGGCGACCTCGAGCGCACGGAGGAGCGCGCCGAGCTGTCGGAGAG TAAGTGTTCTGAACTTGAGGAAGAGTTGAAAACTGTGACCAACAACCTGAAGTCACTGGAAGCGCAGGCCGAGAAG TACTCACAGAAAGAGGACAAGTACGAGGAGGAGATCAAAGTCCTCACTGATAAGCTGAAGGAG GCTGAGACTCGGGCAGAGTTCGCAGAGAGATCAGTAGCCAAACTCGAGAAGACCATTGATGACCTGGAAG ACCGGCTCTACCAGCAACTTGAGAAAAACCGCCTTCTTTCTAATGAACTAAGACTGGCCTTGAATGAGGATTAG
- the tpm1 gene encoding tropomyosin alpha-1 chain isoform X5, which produces MDAIKKKMQMLKLDKENALDRAEQAEADKKAAEDRGKQLEDDLVALQKKLKSTEDELDKYSEALKDAQEKLELAEKKATDAESDVASLNRRIQLVEEELDRAQERLSTALQKLEEAEKAADESERGMKVIENRAAKDEERMELQEIQLKEAKHIAEEADRKYEEVARKLVIIEGDLERTEERAELSESKCSELEEELKTVTNNLKSLEAQAEKYSQKEDKYEEEIKVLTDKLKEAETRAEFAERSVAKLEKTIDDLEDELYAQKLKYKAISEELDHALNDMTSM; this is translated from the exons ATGGATGCCATCAAGAAAAAGATGCAGATGCTAAAACTTGACAAGGAGAATGCCTTGGACAGAGCCGAACAGGCTGAGGCAGACAAGAAGGCAGCTGAGGACAGAGGCAAGCag CTCGAGGATGATTTGGTAGCTCTGCAGAAGAAACTCAAGTCCACTGAGGATGAGTTGGACAAGTACTCCGAGGCCCTTAAGGACGCACAGGAGAAACTGGAACTGGCTGAGAAGAAAGCCACAGAT GCTGAGAGTGATGTCGCCTCCTTGAACAGAAGAATCCagttggtggaggaggagctggaccgCGCCCAGGAGCGCCTGTCCACCGCTCTGCAGAAGCTCGAGGAGGCAGAGAAGGCTGCTGATGAGAGCGAGag AGGCATGAAGGTGATCGAGAACCGGGCCGCCAAGGACGAGGAGCGGATGGAGCTGCAGGAGATCCAGCTGAAGGAGGCCAAACACATCGCCGAGGAGGCCGACCGCAAATACGAGGAG GTGGCACGTAAGCTGGTGATCATCGAGGGCGACCTCGAGCGCACGGAGGAGCGCGCCGAGCTGTCGGAGAG TAAGTGTTCTGAACTTGAGGAAGAGTTGAAAACTGTGACCAACAACCTGAAGTCACTGGAAGCGCAGGCCGAGAAG TACTCACAGAAAGAGGACAAGTACGAGGAGGAGATCAAAGTCCTCACTGATAAGCTGAAGGAG GCTGAGACTCGGGCAGAGTTCGCAGAGAGATCAGTAGCCAAACTCGAGAAGACCATTGATGACCTGGAAG ACGAGCTATACGCACAGAAACTGAAGTACAAAGCCATCAGTGAGGAGCTGGACCATGCCCTCAACGACATGACTTCCATGTAA
- the tpm1 gene encoding tropomyosin alpha-1 chain isoform X12, with protein sequence MAGSSLEAVKRKIKSLQEQADGAEEKAERLQRELGLERKARESAESDVASLNRRIQLVEEELDRAQERLSTALQKLEEAEKAADESERGMKVIENRAAKDEERMELQEIQLKEAKHIAEEADRKYEEVARKLVIIEGDLERTEERAELSESKCSELEEELKTVTNNLKSLEAQAEKYSQKEDKYEEEIKVLTDKLKEAETRAEFAERSVAKLEKTIDDLEDELYAQKLKYKAISEELDHALNDMTSM encoded by the exons ATGGCTGGATCATCACTGGAAGCGGTAAAACGGAAAATAAAGTCCTTGCAAGAACAGGCGGACGGTGCTGAAGAGAAAGCCGAAAGACTACAGAGAGAGCTGGGTTTGGAGAGAAAAGCCAGAGAATCT GCTGAGAGTGATGTCGCCTCCTTGAACAGAAGAATCCagttggtggaggaggagctggaccgCGCCCAGGAGCGCCTGTCCACCGCTCTGCAGAAGCTCGAGGAGGCAGAGAAGGCTGCTGATGAGAGCGAGag AGGCATGAAGGTGATCGAGAACCGGGCCGCCAAGGACGAGGAGCGGATGGAGCTGCAGGAGATCCAGCTGAAGGAGGCCAAACACATCGCCGAGGAGGCCGACCGCAAATACGAGGAG GTGGCACGTAAGCTGGTGATCATCGAGGGCGACCTCGAGCGCACGGAGGAGCGCGCCGAGCTGTCGGAGAG TAAGTGTTCTGAACTTGAGGAAGAGTTGAAAACTGTGACCAACAACCTGAAGTCACTGGAAGCGCAGGCCGAGAAG TACTCACAGAAAGAGGACAAGTACGAGGAGGAGATCAAAGTCCTCACTGATAAGCTGAAGGAG GCTGAGACTCGGGCAGAGTTCGCAGAGAGATCAGTAGCCAAACTCGAGAAGACCATTGATGACCTGGAAG ACGAGCTATACGCACAGAAACTGAAGTACAAAGCCATCAGTGAGGAGCTGGACCATGCCCTCAACGACATGACTTCCATGTAA
- the tpm1 gene encoding tropomyosin alpha-1 chain isoform X9: MDAIKKKMQMLKLDKENALDRAEQAEADKKAAEDRGKQLEDELSEMEKKLRAAEDERDRVLEDFQIAEEKLLNAEEVASKAESDVASLNRRIQLVEEELDRAQERLSTALQKLEEAEKAADESERGMKVIENRAAKDEERMELQEIQLKEAKHIAEEADRKYEEVARKLVIIEGDLERTEERAELSESKCSELEEELKTVTNNLKSLEAQAEKYSQKEDKYEEEIKVLTDKLKEAETRAEFAERSVAKLEKTIDDLEDRLYQQLEKNRLLSNELRLALNED; encoded by the exons ATGGATGCCATCAAGAAAAAGATGCAGATGCTAAAACTTGACAAGGAGAATGCCTTGGACAGAGCCGAACAGGCTGAGGCAGACAAGAAGGCAGCTGAGGACAGAGGCAAGCag TTAGAGGATGAATTAAGTGAGATGGAAAAGAAATTGCGCGCTGCCGAAGACGAAAGAGATAGAGTGCTCGAAGATTTCCAAATCGCCGAAGAGAAGCTGCTCAACGCCGAAGAGGTCGCCTCAAAG GCTGAGAGTGATGTCGCCTCCTTGAACAGAAGAATCCagttggtggaggaggagctggaccgCGCCCAGGAGCGCCTGTCCACCGCTCTGCAGAAGCTCGAGGAGGCAGAGAAGGCTGCTGATGAGAGCGAGag AGGCATGAAGGTGATCGAGAACCGGGCCGCCAAGGACGAGGAGCGGATGGAGCTGCAGGAGATCCAGCTGAAGGAGGCCAAACACATCGCCGAGGAGGCCGACCGCAAATACGAGGAG GTGGCACGTAAGCTGGTGATCATCGAGGGCGACCTCGAGCGCACGGAGGAGCGCGCCGAGCTGTCGGAGAG TAAGTGTTCTGAACTTGAGGAAGAGTTGAAAACTGTGACCAACAACCTGAAGTCACTGGAAGCGCAGGCCGAGAAG TACTCACAGAAAGAGGACAAGTACGAGGAGGAGATCAAAGTCCTCACTGATAAGCTGAAGGAG GCTGAGACTCGGGCAGAGTTCGCAGAGAGATCAGTAGCCAAACTCGAGAAGACCATTGATGACCTGGAAG ACCGGCTCTACCAGCAACTTGAGAAAAACCGCCTTCTTTCTAATGAACTAAGACTGGCCTTGAATGAGGATTAG
- the tpm1 gene encoding tropomyosin alpha-1 chain isoform X2 translates to MDAIKKKMQMLKLDKENALDRAEQAEADKKAAEDRGKQLEDELSEMEKKLRAAEDERDRVLEDFQIAEEKLLNAEEVASKAESDVASLNRRIQLVEEELDRAQERLSTALQKLEEAEKAADESERGMKVIENRAAKDEERMELQEIQLKEAKHIAEEADRKYEEVARKLVIIEGDLERTEERAELSESKCSELEEELKTVTNNLKSLEAQAEKYSQKEDKYEEEIKVLTDKLKEAETRAEFAERSVAKLEKTIDDLEDELYAQKLKYKAISEELDHALNDMTSM, encoded by the exons ATGGATGCCATCAAGAAAAAGATGCAGATGCTAAAACTTGACAAGGAGAATGCCTTGGACAGAGCCGAACAGGCTGAGGCAGACAAGAAGGCAGCTGAGGACAGAGGCAAGCag TTAGAGGATGAATTAAGTGAGATGGAAAAGAAATTGCGCGCTGCCGAAGACGAAAGAGATAGAGTGCTCGAAGATTTCCAAATCGCCGAAGAGAAGCTGCTCAACGCCGAAGAGGTCGCCTCAAAG GCTGAGAGTGATGTCGCCTCCTTGAACAGAAGAATCCagttggtggaggaggagctggaccgCGCCCAGGAGCGCCTGTCCACCGCTCTGCAGAAGCTCGAGGAGGCAGAGAAGGCTGCTGATGAGAGCGAGag AGGCATGAAGGTGATCGAGAACCGGGCCGCCAAGGACGAGGAGCGGATGGAGCTGCAGGAGATCCAGCTGAAGGAGGCCAAACACATCGCCGAGGAGGCCGACCGCAAATACGAGGAG GTGGCACGTAAGCTGGTGATCATCGAGGGCGACCTCGAGCGCACGGAGGAGCGCGCCGAGCTGTCGGAGAG TAAGTGTTCTGAACTTGAGGAAGAGTTGAAAACTGTGACCAACAACCTGAAGTCACTGGAAGCGCAGGCCGAGAAG TACTCACAGAAAGAGGACAAGTACGAGGAGGAGATCAAAGTCCTCACTGATAAGCTGAAGGAG GCTGAGACTCGGGCAGAGTTCGCAGAGAGATCAGTAGCCAAACTCGAGAAGACCATTGATGACCTGGAAG ACGAGCTATACGCACAGAAACTGAAGTACAAAGCCATCAGTGAGGAGCTGGACCATGCCCTCAACGACATGACTTCCATGTAA
- the tpm1 gene encoding tropomyosin alpha-1 chain isoform X1, translating into MDAIKKKMQMLKLDKENALDRAEQAEADKKAAEDRGKQLEDELSEMEKKLRAAEDERDRVLEDFQIAEEKLLNAEEVASKAESDVASLNRRIQLVEEELDRAQERLSTALQKLEEAEKAADESERGMKVIENRAAKDEERMELQEIQLKEAKHIAEEADRKYEEVARKLVIIEGDLERTEERAELSESKCSELEEELKTVTNNLKSLEAQAEKYSQKEDKYEEEIKVLTDKLKEAETRAEFAERSVAKLEKTIDDLEDKLAQAKEENLDMHQMLDQTLMELNNM; encoded by the exons ATGGATGCCATCAAGAAAAAGATGCAGATGCTAAAACTTGACAAGGAGAATGCCTTGGACAGAGCCGAACAGGCTGAGGCAGACAAGAAGGCAGCTGAGGACAGAGGCAAGCag TTAGAGGATGAATTAAGTGAGATGGAAAAGAAATTGCGCGCTGCCGAAGACGAAAGAGATAGAGTGCTCGAAGATTTCCAAATCGCCGAAGAGAAGCTGCTCAACGCCGAAGAGGTCGCCTCAAAG GCTGAGAGTGATGTCGCCTCCTTGAACAGAAGAATCCagttggtggaggaggagctggaccgCGCCCAGGAGCGCCTGTCCACCGCTCTGCAGAAGCTCGAGGAGGCAGAGAAGGCTGCTGATGAGAGCGAGag AGGCATGAAGGTGATCGAGAACCGGGCCGCCAAGGACGAGGAGCGGATGGAGCTGCAGGAGATCCAGCTGAAGGAGGCCAAACACATCGCCGAGGAGGCCGACCGCAAATACGAGGAG GTGGCACGTAAGCTGGTGATCATCGAGGGCGACCTCGAGCGCACGGAGGAGCGCGCCGAGCTGTCGGAGAG TAAGTGTTCTGAACTTGAGGAAGAGTTGAAAACTGTGACCAACAACCTGAAGTCACTGGAAGCGCAGGCCGAGAAG TACTCACAGAAAGAGGACAAGTACGAGGAGGAGATCAAAGTCCTCACTGATAAGCTGAAGGAG GCTGAGACTCGGGCAGAGTTCGCAGAGAGATCAGTAGCCAAACTCGAGAAGACCATTGATGACCTGGAAG
- the tpm1 gene encoding tropomyosin alpha-1 chain isoform X3 → MDAIKKKMQMLKLDKENALDRAEQAEADKKAAEDRGKQLEDELSEMEKKLRAAEDERDRVLEDFQIAEEKLLNAEEVASKAESDVASLNRRIQLVEEELDRAQERLSTALQKLEEAEKAADESERGMKVIENRAAKDEERMELQEIQLKEAKHIAEEADRKYEEVARKLVIIEGDLERTEERAELSESKCSELEEELKTVTNNLKSLEAQAEKYSQKEDKYEEEIKVLTDKLKEAETRAEFAERSVAKLEKTIDDLEDELYAQKLKYKAISEELDHALNDMTSI, encoded by the exons ATGGATGCCATCAAGAAAAAGATGCAGATGCTAAAACTTGACAAGGAGAATGCCTTGGACAGAGCCGAACAGGCTGAGGCAGACAAGAAGGCAGCTGAGGACAGAGGCAAGCag TTAGAGGATGAATTAAGTGAGATGGAAAAGAAATTGCGCGCTGCCGAAGACGAAAGAGATAGAGTGCTCGAAGATTTCCAAATCGCCGAAGAGAAGCTGCTCAACGCCGAAGAGGTCGCCTCAAAG GCTGAGAGTGATGTCGCCTCCTTGAACAGAAGAATCCagttggtggaggaggagctggaccgCGCCCAGGAGCGCCTGTCCACCGCTCTGCAGAAGCTCGAGGAGGCAGAGAAGGCTGCTGATGAGAGCGAGag AGGCATGAAGGTGATCGAGAACCGGGCCGCCAAGGACGAGGAGCGGATGGAGCTGCAGGAGATCCAGCTGAAGGAGGCCAAACACATCGCCGAGGAGGCCGACCGCAAATACGAGGAG GTGGCACGTAAGCTGGTGATCATCGAGGGCGACCTCGAGCGCACGGAGGAGCGCGCCGAGCTGTCGGAGAG TAAGTGTTCTGAACTTGAGGAAGAGTTGAAAACTGTGACCAACAACCTGAAGTCACTGGAAGCGCAGGCCGAGAAG TACTCACAGAAAGAGGACAAGTACGAGGAGGAGATCAAAGTCCTCACTGATAAGCTGAAGGAG GCTGAGACTCGGGCAGAGTTCGCAGAGAGATCAGTAGCCAAACTCGAGAAGACCATTGATGACCTGGAAG ACGAGCTATACGCACAGAAACTGAAGTACAAAGCCATCAGTGAGGAGCTGGACCATGCCCTCAACGACATGACTTCCAT ATAA
- the tpm1 gene encoding tropomyosin alpha-1 chain isoform X6: protein MDAIKKKMQMLKLDKENALDRAEQAEADKKAAEDRGKQLEDELSEMEKKLRAAEDERDRVLEDFQIAEEKLLNAEEVASKAESDVASLNRRIQLVEEELDRAQERLSTALQKLEEAEKAADESERGMKVIENRAAKDEERMELQEIQLKEAKHIAEEADRKYEEVARKLVIIEGDLERTEERAELSERRARRAEEELRILDQSLKSLVAAESKYSQKEDKYEEEIKVLTDKLKEAETRAEFAERSVAKLEKTIDDLEDKLAQAKEENLDMHQMLDQTLMELNNM from the exons ATGGATGCCATCAAGAAAAAGATGCAGATGCTAAAACTTGACAAGGAGAATGCCTTGGACAGAGCCGAACAGGCTGAGGCAGACAAGAAGGCAGCTGAGGACAGAGGCAAGCag TTAGAGGATGAATTAAGTGAGATGGAAAAGAAATTGCGCGCTGCCGAAGACGAAAGAGATAGAGTGCTCGAAGATTTCCAAATCGCCGAAGAGAAGCTGCTCAACGCCGAAGAGGTCGCCTCAAAG GCTGAGAGTGATGTCGCCTCCTTGAACAGAAGAATCCagttggtggaggaggagctggaccgCGCCCAGGAGCGCCTGTCCACCGCTCTGCAGAAGCTCGAGGAGGCAGAGAAGGCTGCTGATGAGAGCGAGag AGGCATGAAGGTGATCGAGAACCGGGCCGCCAAGGACGAGGAGCGGATGGAGCTGCAGGAGATCCAGCTGAAGGAGGCCAAACACATCGCCGAGGAGGCCGACCGCAAATACGAGGAG GTGGCACGTAAGCTGGTGATCATCGAGGGCGACCTCGAGCGCACGGAGGAGCGCGCCGAGCTGTCGGAGAG ACGAGCTCgaagagcagaggaggaacTAAGAATTTTGGACCAAAGCTTAAAATCGCTAGTCGCTGCAGAGTCAAAG TACTCACAGAAAGAGGACAAGTACGAGGAGGAGATCAAAGTCCTCACTGATAAGCTGAAGGAG GCTGAGACTCGGGCAGAGTTCGCAGAGAGATCAGTAGCCAAACTCGAGAAGACCATTGATGACCTGGAAG
- the tpm1 gene encoding tropomyosin alpha-1 chain isoform X17, giving the protein MDAIKKKMQMLKLDKENALDRAEQAEADKKAAEDRGKQLEDELSEMEKKLRAAEDERDRVLEDFQIAEEKLLNAEEVASKLEDDLVALQKKLKSTEDELDKYSEALKDAQEKLELAEKKATDAESDVASLNRRIQLVEEELDRAQERLSTALQKLEEAEKAADESERGMKVIENRAAKDEERMELQEIQLKEAKHIAEEADRKYEEVARKLVIIEGDLERTEERAELSESKCSELEEELKTVTNNLKSLEAQAEKYSQKEDKYEEEIKVLTDKLKEAETRAEFAERSVAKLEKTIDDLEDKLAQAKEENLDMHQMLDQTLMELNNM; this is encoded by the exons ATGGATGCCATCAAGAAAAAGATGCAGATGCTAAAACTTGACAAGGAGAATGCCTTGGACAGAGCCGAACAGGCTGAGGCAGACAAGAAGGCAGCTGAGGACAGAGGCAAGCag TTAGAGGATGAATTAAGTGAGATGGAAAAGAAATTGCGCGCTGCCGAAGACGAAAGAGATAGAGTGCTCGAAGATTTCCAAATCGCCGAAGAGAAGCTGCTCAACGCCGAAGAGGTCGCCTCAAAG CTCGAGGATGATTTGGTAGCTCTGCAGAAGAAACTCAAGTCCACTGAGGATGAGTTGGACAAGTACTCCGAGGCCCTTAAGGACGCACAGGAGAAACTGGAACTGGCTGAGAAGAAAGCCACAGAT GCTGAGAGTGATGTCGCCTCCTTGAACAGAAGAATCCagttggtggaggaggagctggaccgCGCCCAGGAGCGCCTGTCCACCGCTCTGCAGAAGCTCGAGGAGGCAGAGAAGGCTGCTGATGAGAGCGAGag AGGCATGAAGGTGATCGAGAACCGGGCCGCCAAGGACGAGGAGCGGATGGAGCTGCAGGAGATCCAGCTGAAGGAGGCCAAACACATCGCCGAGGAGGCCGACCGCAAATACGAGGAG GTGGCACGTAAGCTGGTGATCATCGAGGGCGACCTCGAGCGCACGGAGGAGCGCGCCGAGCTGTCGGAGAG TAAGTGTTCTGAACTTGAGGAAGAGTTGAAAACTGTGACCAACAACCTGAAGTCACTGGAAGCGCAGGCCGAGAAG TACTCACAGAAAGAGGACAAGTACGAGGAGGAGATCAAAGTCCTCACTGATAAGCTGAAGGAG GCTGAGACTCGGGCAGAGTTCGCAGAGAGATCAGTAGCCAAACTCGAGAAGACCATTGATGACCTGGAAG